The Sorangiineae bacterium MSr11367 genome window below encodes:
- a CDS encoding OmpA family protein: MTSHRILPQVVAASLLLGVAACGGSTQFQSAQAVAINGTPPPPPPAPPPPPEAPKPPPRVELRDNKIDFKEKIQFQVNKAIIKEESFSLLHDIAEVIKQNPQVKKISIEGHASAEGSAAANKKLSDARAKAVAEFLVKKEGVDVGRLASKGWGVEKPIASNDNEEGREKNRRVEFLVTEQEVTAKKVEIDPATGKERIIDEKKSLVEAPNAAPAAGADAAADSKKLNAEGKKKPGAEGAAKKPDEAHHKKGDAKKPEEKK, translated from the coding sequence ATGACTTCCCATCGCATCCTGCCGCAAGTCGTTGCGGCGTCGCTCTTGTTGGGTGTGGCTGCTTGCGGCGGCTCCACGCAATTCCAGTCGGCCCAGGCCGTCGCGATCAATGGGACGCCGCCGCCGCCTCCGCCCGCGCCGCCGCCCCCGCCGGAAGCGCCCAAGCCGCCCCCGCGCGTCGAGCTGCGCGACAACAAGATCGACTTCAAAGAGAAGATCCAGTTCCAAGTGAACAAGGCGATCATCAAGGAGGAGAGCTTCTCCCTCCTGCATGACATTGCCGAGGTCATCAAGCAGAACCCGCAGGTCAAGAAGATCTCGATCGAGGGTCACGCCAGCGCCGAAGGCAGCGCCGCAGCGAACAAGAAGCTGTCGGATGCCCGCGCAAAGGCAGTCGCCGAGTTCTTGGTCAAGAAAGAGGGCGTCGATGTGGGCCGTCTCGCCTCGAAGGGCTGGGGCGTCGAGAAGCCGATCGCCAGCAACGACAACGAGGAGGGGCGTGAGAAGAACCGCCGCGTCGAATTCCTCGTGACCGAGCAGGAAGTGACTGCGAAGAAGGTCGAGATCGATCCCGCCACCGGCAAAGAGCGGATCATCGACGAGAAGAAGAGCTTGGTCGAGGCGCCCAATGCTGCTCCGGCAGCGGGTGCAGACGCCGCCGCTGACAGCAAGAAGCTGAATGCCGAAGGCAAGAAGAAGCCGGGCGCCGAGGGCGCGGCCAAGAAGCCCGACGAGGCTCACCACAAGAAGGGCGATGCCAAGAAGCCGGAGGAGAAGAAGTGA
- a CDS encoding glycosyltransferase family 39 protein, with the protein MNFLRRDRLPGLATLRARLRASVRSPLAWILVISAVLRVVGIGWGLPASDGWDNDGIAPRDFLAGLVETFTPGHYFTYPPLHLLLLGVLTFPVTAIALLHAPSLAPHDVIGEILKVPYMTSIAYIARATTLVMSVGVTYAVAKIAETARGRRAGWCAAAVCAVDPILTYYSHTTNLDVPYLFWGMFALLALTRAIAWNEPRRLRHFVILALLGVATKDQAYALFLVAAPIAFLAWLAIDPVARGDARAIVRELLTAVGIGAVLFVFVDGIIWNPTGFRARLAFLVGPASKDFANYANDAAGWLRVLHDIIEMYSRLWPTAFLVLAAGGLLLQLRRRAGEDRATWLAGLVPFLAAVSFTVAFNCVALRVEHRFILPQSIIFSIYAGLAVHAFLFELRGRFARVVAQAALSVAFASAIFRAVAVDVSLLFDPRYDAERYMREHFAPGDRVETYGLNVYLTRFPDNVHVARVGLDAPQKRNPMPGFEEIEDRFENVEARKPRWIVLPYGWAWRYLIPIPDTQDTGKTTPTTQIKTRGDHVVVSFFHELLEGRRGYRVVHIAEYNRKVWPRVDIHASTDSAVWILERM; encoded by the coding sequence GTGAATTTTCTCCGACGGGACCGACTCCCAGGCCTGGCGACGCTGCGCGCGCGCCTACGCGCCTCGGTTCGCTCGCCCCTCGCGTGGATCCTCGTGATCTCGGCCGTCCTGCGCGTCGTCGGGATCGGGTGGGGCCTGCCGGCGTCGGACGGCTGGGACAATGACGGCATCGCCCCGCGCGATTTCCTTGCCGGACTCGTCGAAACATTCACCCCGGGCCACTATTTCACGTATCCGCCGCTGCATCTCCTTTTGCTCGGCGTGCTGACGTTCCCCGTCACGGCGATTGCGCTGCTGCATGCGCCGTCGCTCGCCCCACACGACGTCATCGGCGAGATTCTCAAGGTCCCGTACATGACCAGCATCGCGTACATCGCGCGGGCAACGACCTTGGTCATGTCGGTCGGTGTGACGTATGCGGTCGCGAAAATCGCGGAGACCGCGCGCGGCCGGCGTGCGGGATGGTGCGCCGCCGCGGTGTGCGCGGTCGATCCCATCCTGACGTACTACAGCCACACGACCAACTTGGACGTGCCCTACCTCTTTTGGGGCATGTTCGCGCTGCTCGCGCTCACGCGGGCCATCGCGTGGAACGAGCCCCGGCGCCTGCGGCACTTCGTCATTCTGGCCTTGCTCGGTGTGGCCACGAAGGACCAAGCGTATGCGCTCTTCCTCGTCGCAGCGCCCATCGCCTTCTTGGCATGGCTGGCCATCGACCCGGTTGCGCGCGGCGATGCCCGGGCCATCGTGCGCGAGCTTCTGACCGCGGTGGGCATCGGCGCCGTGCTCTTCGTCTTCGTCGACGGCATCATCTGGAACCCCACGGGCTTTCGCGCCCGCCTCGCCTTCCTCGTCGGCCCTGCGAGCAAGGACTTCGCGAACTACGCCAACGATGCCGCGGGCTGGTTGCGCGTCCTGCATGACATCATCGAGATGTACTCCAGGCTATGGCCCACGGCCTTTCTCGTGCTCGCGGCCGGAGGACTACTTCTCCAGCTCCGACGGCGCGCGGGGGAGGATCGCGCGACGTGGTTGGCGGGCCTGGTGCCCTTCTTGGCAGCCGTTTCCTTCACGGTCGCGTTCAACTGCGTGGCACTGCGCGTCGAGCACCGCTTCATCCTGCCGCAGTCGATCATCTTCTCCATCTACGCGGGCCTGGCGGTCCACGCCTTTCTGTTCGAGCTGCGCGGCCGGTTCGCGCGCGTGGTCGCCCAGGCGGCCCTTTCCGTCGCCTTCGCGAGCGCCATCTTCCGCGCCGTGGCCGTCGACGTGAGCCTCCTTTTCGACCCGCGCTACGACGCCGAACGGTACATGCGCGAGCACTTCGCTCCCGGCGATCGCGTCGAGACCTACGGGCTCAACGTGTATCTTACACGCTTCCCGGACAATGTGCATGTTGCACGCGTTGGGCTCGATGCTCCGCAGAAGCGCAACCCCATGCCGGGGTTCGAAGAGATCGAAGATCGCTTCGAGAACGTCGAAGCGCGAAAACCTCGGTGGATCGTGCTCCCGTACGGCTGGGCGTGGCGCTACCTCATTCCCATTCCCGACACGCAGGACACCGGCAAGACGACGCCGACGACGCAGATCAAGACCCGGGGCGACCATGTCGTGGTTAGCTTCTTTCACGAACTCCTGGAAGGCCGCCGCGGCTACCGCGTCGTGCACATCGCCGAGTACAATCGCAAAGTCTGGCCGCGCGTCGACATCCACGCCAGCACCGATTCGGCCGTCTGGATCCTCGAGCGCATGTAG
- a CDS encoding fumarylacetoacetate hydrolase family protein, with the protein MKLVTFRTQASSSERHGILEGERIIDLEAGLRWLEKDQGRAADRAAVVERYGNGLLGFIEHAEQARPAADELQRRAREGKLPDAHDGAPIVRAASDVALLAPLPRPPSMRDGYAFRQHVETARRNRGVAMIPEFDLFPVFYFTNHQAVIGPGELRVLPKHLERLDFELEAAIVIGKRGRNVPAARADELIFGLTIMNDFSARDLQMEEMKLSLGPAKGKDFATALGPYLCTLDELTANTTRTDKGNVFDLGMRAFVNDVQVSTGNVKDMNWTFAQILERASYGVTLYPGDVIGSGTCGTGCFLELNGSKITKDQWLRPGDRMALEIDGLGRLEHTVVLDDGACAIG; encoded by the coding sequence ATGAAACTCGTCACCTTCCGCACGCAGGCATCCTCCTCCGAGCGCCACGGCATCCTCGAGGGCGAGCGCATCATCGATCTGGAAGCCGGCCTTCGCTGGCTCGAAAAGGACCAGGGACGGGCGGCCGATCGCGCCGCCGTGGTCGAGCGCTACGGGAACGGGCTGCTCGGCTTCATCGAACACGCGGAGCAGGCGCGGCCCGCAGCGGACGAGCTCCAGCGGCGCGCGCGCGAGGGCAAGCTGCCCGATGCACACGATGGGGCTCCCATCGTGCGTGCAGCGTCCGACGTGGCGTTGCTCGCGCCGTTGCCCAGGCCACCGTCGATGCGCGATGGGTACGCGTTCCGCCAGCACGTGGAGACGGCGCGCCGCAACCGCGGGGTGGCGATGATCCCCGAGTTCGACCTGTTTCCGGTGTTCTACTTCACGAACCACCAAGCGGTGATCGGCCCGGGCGAGCTTCGCGTGTTGCCGAAGCACCTCGAGCGGCTCGACTTCGAGTTGGAAGCGGCCATCGTCATCGGCAAACGCGGGCGCAACGTGCCCGCCGCGCGCGCGGACGAGTTGATCTTCGGGCTGACCATCATGAACGACTTCTCCGCCCGCGATCTGCAGATGGAGGAGATGAAGCTGTCGCTCGGCCCCGCCAAGGGGAAAGACTTCGCCACGGCGCTCGGGCCGTACCTCTGCACCCTGGACGAGCTGACGGCGAACACGACGCGCACGGACAAGGGCAACGTGTTCGATCTGGGGATGCGCGCCTTCGTGAACGACGTGCAGGTCTCCACCGGCAACGTGAAGGACATGAACTGGACCTTCGCGCAGATCCTCGAGCGAGCCAGTTACGGCGTGACGCTCTACCCCGGTGACGTCATCGGCTCGGGAACGTGCGGCACGGGGTGTTTCCTCGAGCTGAATGGCTCGAAGATCACGAAGGACCAGTGGCTGCGCCCTGGCGATCGCATGGCCCTGGAGATCGACGGGCTGGGCCGCCTCGAGCACACGGTGGTGCTCGACGACGGCGCCTGCGCGATCGGATAA
- a CDS encoding biopolymer transporter ExbD, translating to MERLSAYQRSKIRRLSQPKELAPDEEGGELNIVPFLDIITNVMMFVLATITVTFTATIDSFPPRAGGSSARPPTTPTLGLTILVVPEGFSVKARGGNVAPGCDDVAPGLAVGKTGNEYDFAKLTACVQKLKASSPDFKDETSVTISGNPNIPYQTIISTIDAVRSVPDPSGKDLELFPDVSFGVAR from the coding sequence ATGGAGAGACTGAGCGCCTATCAACGCAGCAAAATTCGGCGATTGTCGCAGCCGAAGGAGCTCGCGCCCGATGAAGAGGGCGGAGAGCTCAACATCGTGCCGTTCTTGGACATCATCACCAACGTCATGATGTTCGTGCTCGCGACGATCACGGTCACCTTCACCGCGACGATCGATTCGTTCCCGCCGCGTGCGGGTGGCTCGTCGGCGCGCCCGCCGACGACGCCCACGTTGGGGCTCACCATTTTGGTGGTCCCCGAGGGCTTCAGCGTCAAAGCGCGCGGCGGCAACGTCGCGCCGGGGTGCGACGACGTCGCGCCCGGCTTGGCGGTGGGCAAGACCGGCAACGAATACGATTTCGCGAAGCTCACGGCGTGCGTGCAGAAGCTGAAGGCGTCGTCTCCCGACTTCAAGGACGAGACGTCCGTGACCATCAGCGGGAATCCGAATATCCCTTATCAAACGATCATCAGCACCATCGATGCCGTGCGCAGCGTGCCCGATCCGTCGGGCAAGGACCTCGAACTTTTCCCCGACGTGAGCTTCGGGGTGGCAAGGTGA
- the nadA gene encoding quinolinate synthase NadA, with amino-acid sequence MTSPAPIDPSLDLEEEVARLKKERNAILLAHYYQDSDIQDVADVIGDSLQLSQAAAKTDADVICFAGVHFMAETAKILNPDKIVVLPDLDAGCSLADGCPPDKFAAWKAQYPDSVVVSYINCSAEVKALSDYIVTSSNAEKIVDHIPADKTILFAPDRNLGAYLEKKLGRNMVLWQGSCVVHETFSERKLIALKTRHPEARVLAHPECEPTILKMADYIGSTTGILKHAIAAPQKEFIVATEAGILHQMQKAAPEKTFIPAPPVANCACNECPFMKRNTLEKVYLALRDLQPRLELPAHLLSAARTPIDRMLALS; translated from the coding sequence ATGACGTCCCCCGCGCCCATCGATCCGTCCCTCGATTTGGAAGAGGAAGTTGCGCGACTGAAGAAGGAGCGCAACGCCATCCTTCTCGCGCACTATTACCAGGACTCCGACATTCAAGACGTCGCCGACGTCATCGGCGACTCGCTCCAGCTTTCCCAGGCCGCCGCCAAGACCGACGCCGACGTCATCTGCTTCGCCGGTGTGCACTTCATGGCGGAGACCGCGAAGATCTTGAACCCCGACAAGATCGTGGTCCTGCCCGATCTCGACGCCGGTTGTTCGCTGGCCGACGGCTGCCCGCCGGACAAGTTCGCCGCGTGGAAGGCGCAGTACCCGGACTCGGTGGTTGTAAGCTACATCAATTGCTCGGCGGAGGTGAAAGCCCTCTCGGACTATATCGTCACGTCGTCCAACGCCGAGAAGATCGTCGACCACATCCCCGCGGACAAGACGATCCTCTTCGCCCCCGATCGAAACCTCGGCGCGTACCTGGAGAAAAAGCTCGGACGCAACATGGTTCTCTGGCAAGGCAGCTGCGTCGTCCACGAGACGTTCAGCGAACGAAAGCTCATCGCGCTGAAGACGCGCCACCCCGAAGCCCGCGTGCTCGCCCACCCCGAATGCGAGCCCACGATTCTCAAAATGGCCGACTACATCGGCTCGACCACGGGCATCCTGAAACACGCAATCGCCGCGCCCCAGAAGGAATTCATCGTCGCGACCGAAGCCGGCATCCTGCATCAAATGCAAAAGGCCGCGCCGGAGAAAACCTTCATCCCCGCCCCGCCCGTAGCCAATTGCGCCTGCAACGAATGCCCCTTCATGAAGCGCAACACCCTCGAGAAGGTCTACTTGGCATTGCGCGATCTCCAACCCCGCCTCGAGCTCCCCGCCCACCTATTGAGCGCCGCGCGCACTCCAATCGACCGTATGCTCGCTCTCAGCTAA
- a CDS encoding AgmX/PglI C-terminal domain-containing protein has product MKSLLAAVPFMALVVGCSGAVRSPDVYRDDTRAALSAKDPDIRACYDDVLKSNPTAAGKVTVKFEVETEAGKIQNAAVDKANTTAPDPVSDCVTKNINGVAITPPDAKKGEGTWVYEFAPPAGPAKG; this is encoded by the coding sequence ATGAAATCGTTGCTAGCCGCTGTTCCGTTCATGGCACTCGTTGTCGGCTGCTCCGGCGCCGTTCGCAGCCCCGACGTGTACCGAGACGACACCCGCGCCGCCCTGTCGGCGAAGGACCCCGACATTCGTGCGTGCTACGACGACGTGCTCAAGTCGAATCCGACGGCCGCCGGCAAGGTCACCGTCAAGTTCGAGGTCGAGACGGAAGCCGGCAAGATCCAGAACGCGGCCGTCGACAAGGCCAACACCACCGCGCCCGATCCGGTCTCGGACTGCGTGACGAAGAACATCAACGGCGTGGCCATCACGCCGCCGGATGCGAAGAAGGGCGAGGGCACCTGGGTTTACGAGTTCGCCCCCCCGGCAGGCCCCGCCAAGGGCTGA
- a CDS encoding alpha/beta fold hydrolase: MIPAIQNPFFPTHKKIAGAGHQLVCFPYAGGASVAYRTWETKLAPSIEVCSAELPGRGRRFREPPYQRLDALVPVLVDSMMKVLDGRPFAFFGHSMGGVIAFEVAHHLQRIGARLPSVLFLSARGTGERDNPIHHLSEPAFIAKLRGYSGTPEEVLANPELMELFLPTLRADFAIALASKGIATEGPLPIPIEAMGGSHDPHVPTEDLPKWAARTTAAFNSTVFAGGHFYIREAEDDVHRLIKARLAGVA, translated from the coding sequence ATGATTCCCGCAATCCAGAACCCGTTCTTTCCCACCCACAAGAAAATTGCCGGTGCAGGCCATCAGTTGGTCTGCTTTCCCTACGCGGGCGGAGCCTCCGTGGCGTACCGCACCTGGGAGACCAAGCTCGCCCCGAGCATCGAGGTGTGCTCCGCGGAGCTGCCTGGGCGCGGGCGCCGCTTTCGTGAGCCGCCGTACCAGCGGCTGGACGCGTTGGTTCCGGTGTTGGTGGATTCCATGATGAAGGTGCTCGATGGGCGGCCGTTTGCGTTCTTCGGGCACAGCATGGGCGGGGTCATCGCCTTCGAGGTCGCGCACCATCTGCAGCGCATCGGCGCACGGCTTCCGAGCGTCCTCTTCCTTTCGGCCCGTGGCACCGGCGAGCGCGACAATCCGATTCATCACCTGAGCGAGCCGGCCTTCATCGCGAAACTACGTGGCTACAGCGGCACGCCGGAGGAGGTTCTCGCGAACCCGGAGCTGATGGAGCTGTTTCTGCCCACGCTCCGCGCGGACTTCGCCATTGCGCTCGCCTCGAAGGGCATCGCCACCGAGGGGCCTCTCCCCATCCCCATCGAGGCCATGGGCGGCAGCCACGACCCGCACGTGCCGACGGAGGACCTTCCCAAGTGGGCGGCCCGAACGACGGCGGCGTTCAACTCGACCGTGTTTGCGGGTGGGCATTTCTACATCCGCGAGGCAGAGGATGACGTCCATCGCCTGATCAAGGCGCGGCTCGCCGGGGTCGCGTGA
- a CDS encoding ABC transporter permease has translation MSEATSQEAGNGEEGANKGEKPALLAVAFDRTVGPVLDLLDELGATALLASRTFAWMIRPPYRWSQLMGSLEFIGAGSTFIVGLVGVFTGMAFTLSSIVGFRQFSAEGMVGGVVALALARELAPVLAAVVVTARAGSTMASELGNMRVTEQIDAITTMGVSPVQFLVVPRVVATTLMLPLLAMCFGLAGMLGAYVVAVLWQGIDPGIFFDRVEQFVQPSDLRMLGTKSGLFGLIVSVICCKKGFFASGGARGVGEATAKAVVASIVAIFAADYVLTSIMTEL, from the coding sequence ATGAGCGAAGCCACGTCCCAGGAAGCAGGAAACGGCGAGGAGGGCGCGAACAAGGGCGAAAAACCCGCTCTTTTGGCGGTAGCCTTCGATCGCACCGTCGGTCCCGTGTTGGATCTGCTCGACGAGCTGGGCGCCACGGCATTGCTCGCGAGCCGCACGTTTGCGTGGATGATCCGGCCGCCTTACCGGTGGTCGCAGCTTATGGGCTCGCTCGAGTTCATCGGCGCCGGTTCGACCTTCATCGTCGGCCTGGTGGGGGTCTTCACGGGCATGGCCTTCACGCTCTCCAGCATCGTGGGCTTCCGGCAGTTTTCCGCAGAGGGCATGGTCGGCGGGGTCGTGGCCCTGGCCCTCGCCCGCGAGCTGGCTCCGGTGCTCGCCGCCGTCGTGGTCACGGCGCGCGCAGGCAGCACCATGGCGAGCGAACTGGGGAACATGCGCGTCACCGAGCAAATCGACGCGATCACGACCATGGGCGTGAGCCCCGTGCAATTCCTCGTGGTGCCCCGCGTGGTGGCCACGACCTTGATGCTGCCGCTCCTCGCCATGTGCTTCGGCCTTGCGGGCATGCTGGGCGCCTACGTGGTGGCCGTCCTCTGGCAGGGCATCGACCCGGGCATCTTCTTCGACCGGGTCGAGCAATTCGTGCAGCCGAGCGACCTGCGCATGCTCGGCACGAAGAGCGGCCTTTTCGGCCTCATCGTGAGCGTCATCTGCTGCAAAAAGGGCTTCTTCGCCTCCGGCGGCGCCCGCGGCGTCGGCGAAGCCACCGCCAAAGCCGTGGTCGCGAGCATCGTCGCCATCTTCGCCGCCGACTACGTACTCACCTCCATCATGACGGAGCTGTGA
- a CDS encoding biopolymer transporter ExbD, translating into MNQPPYAGSPGELGPTSPGGGGAPPPRAPAASMAVFKRELRRETRRRALEPEINFLNITAMLDMMTIILVFLLKSMSAQTASIPQSSDLTIPKSILTTEASQQGVAVLVSKSWIVVDDNQVVPVPGDPTHGVEGRYKRGGPNDLYITELASRLQNWRDRDKQVRASTGKDPSGSEAIIIADKDTPYRLLVEVLFTLGQTEFNKFHLMVLQGSKK; encoded by the coding sequence GTGAACCAGCCGCCGTATGCCGGATCCCCCGGAGAATTGGGACCCACGTCGCCGGGTGGTGGTGGGGCTCCGCCGCCGCGTGCGCCTGCGGCGTCGATGGCCGTTTTCAAGCGCGAGCTTCGCCGCGAGACCCGTCGCCGGGCGCTCGAGCCCGAGATCAACTTTCTGAACATCACCGCCATGCTCGACATGATGACCATCATCTTGGTCTTCTTGCTCAAGAGCATGAGCGCGCAGACGGCGTCGATTCCGCAGTCGTCCGACCTGACGATTCCGAAGAGCATTCTGACGACCGAGGCCTCGCAGCAGGGCGTAGCCGTGCTGGTGTCGAAGTCGTGGATCGTGGTCGACGACAACCAGGTGGTGCCCGTCCCGGGCGATCCCACCCACGGCGTCGAAGGTCGCTACAAGCGCGGCGGCCCGAACGATCTGTACATCACCGAGCTGGCGAGCCGCCTTCAGAACTGGCGCGATCGCGACAAGCAAGTCCGCGCGAGCACCGGCAAGGATCCGAGCGGCAGCGAAGCGATCATCATCGCCGACAAGGACACGCCGTACCGGCTCTTGGTCGAGGTGCTCTTCACCCTCGGCCAGACCGAGTTCAACAAGTTCCACCTGATGGTTCTTCAGGGCTCGAAGAAGTAA
- a CDS encoding MotA/TolQ/ExbB proton channel family protein: MFVALLEGGQAAATASSTGGNSLMEAFRESPLFLSINLVVSAVVIAMIVERVAFQFTKYRVNSKEFFAQIKKLVTAGNIDRAIKLCDAGDYPTLQLVKAGLTHANKGPDEIDAAMSEKIGELKPAVEKRIGSLWSLANIATLIGLLGTVYGLIHTFGAVSREGISAADRQRILANGIAEAMYNTAFGLGIAVMCMIAHLILHQRSKNIQHDLDATQERVFNLLTIQTRPGGY, translated from the coding sequence ATGTTTGTTGCCCTTCTAGAGGGAGGTCAGGCAGCGGCGACGGCCAGCAGCACCGGCGGCAATAGCCTGATGGAGGCGTTCCGAGAGAGTCCGCTCTTCCTTTCGATCAATCTCGTGGTCAGCGCGGTCGTCATCGCCATGATCGTCGAGCGCGTGGCGTTCCAGTTCACCAAGTACCGGGTGAACTCGAAGGAATTCTTCGCGCAGATCAAAAAGCTGGTCACTGCAGGCAACATCGACCGGGCCATCAAGTTGTGTGATGCGGGCGACTACCCGACCTTACAGCTTGTTAAGGCTGGTCTCACCCACGCCAACAAAGGCCCGGATGAGATCGACGCGGCGATGAGCGAAAAGATTGGCGAGCTCAAGCCCGCCGTCGAAAAGAGGATTGGGTCGCTCTGGTCACTCGCGAACATCGCGACGCTGATCGGACTTCTCGGAACGGTTTACGGTCTGATTCACACCTTCGGCGCTGTCTCGCGCGAGGGCATCTCCGCGGCCGATCGCCAGCGCATCTTGGCGAACGGTATCGCGGAAGCCATGTACAACACCGCATTCGGTCTCGGCATCGCGGTTATGTGCATGATTGCCCACCTGATCTTGCACCAGCGCTCGAAGAACATTCAGCACGACTTGGACGCAACGCAGGAGCGCGTCTTCAACCTGCTGACCATTCAGACCCGGCCCGGCGGCTACTAG